The Cryptosporangium minutisporangium genomic sequence CCGAACTGGGCCTCCCACAGCACCAGCGCGTCCGGCTGGGCCAGCGAGTAGCCGTACTCGAACCCCATCGCGGCGTACTCGCTCAGCAGCGAGTCGTGCACGAAGAACCGGCCGGTGCCCTGGTCGTTGCGCGCGCCGAGCAGGTCGAGCGGCGTGAACTCGGACCCGTTCTCCTTGTCGATGAGCACGGAGTGCCGCTGGACGAACGTGCCCCGGCGGGAGTCCTGCCCGGCCAGCCGCACGATCTTGCCCTGCGCGACGAGCGTGCCGAGCGCGAGAATCTCGCCGAACGCCCAGTCGATGTTGCCCTCGCGGGACATCTTCCGCCGCTTCTCCATCAGCGGCTTGACCCGCGGGTGCGGGTGGAAGCCTTCCGGGTACTCGACGTGCACGTCGCCGACCCGGTGGATCTGCTCGAGCGGCACCGCGGTCTCGACGAGCTGCGCGGACGGGTTCGGCTGCAGCTTCGGCTCCCGGCGGGACGTCTGCGTGGCGTCCTTGGTGGCGCGGAAGACCTGTTCCAGCTTGCCCTGGAAGTCCTTGAGGGCTTCCTCGGCCTCTTCGACGGTGATGTCGCCGCGGCCGATCAGCGCCTCGGTGTAGAGCTTCCGGACGCTCCGCTTGTTGTCGATGATCGCGTACATCTCCGGGTTGCTCATCGAGGGGTCGTCGCCCTCGTTGTGCCCCCGGCGCCGGTAGCAGACCAGGTCGATGACGACGTCCTTGTGGAACGCCTGCCGGTACTCGAACGCCAGCCGCGCCACCCGGACGCACGCCTCCGGGTCGTCGCCGTTCACGTGGAAGATCGGCGCCTGGATCATCCGGGCCACGTCGGTCGAGTAGAAGCTCGACCGCGAGTAGGCCGGGGCGGTGGTGAAGCCGACCTGGTTGTTGACGACGACGTGAACGGTGCCACCGGTGCGGTACCCGCGCAGCTGGGAGAGGTTCAGCGTCTCGGCGACCACACCCTGGCCGGCGAACGCGGCGTCACCGTGGAGCAGCACCGGCAGCACGGTGAAGCCCTCGAGCCCCTTGTCGAGCACGTCCTGCTTGGCGCGGACGATGCCCTCCAGGACCGGGTTGACCGCTTCCAGGTGACTCGGGTTGCTGGTCAGCGAGACCTTGATCGTGTGCTGGCCGTCCGGGGTCGTGTACTTCGACTCCGCGCCCAGGTGGTACTTCACGTCGCCGGAGCCCTGGGTGGACTCCGGGTCCATGTTGCCCTCGAACTCGTTGAAGACCTTCTCGTAGGGCTTGCCGACGATGTTCGTGAGCACGTTCAGCCGGCCGCGGTGCGCCATACCGACGACGAGCTCGTCCAGGTCTTCCTCGGCGGAGGCCTGGAGCACCTCGTCCAGCAGCGGGATGACCGCCTCGGCGCCCTCGAGCGAGAACCGCTTCTGGCCGACGTACTTCGTCTGCAGGAACGTCTCGAACGCCTCGGCCTCGTTCAGCTTGGCCAGGATGCGCTTCTGCGTCACGGTGTCGGGCTTGGAGTGCTTGACCTCGACCCGCTTGGCGATCCAGGCCCGCTCCGCCGGGTCCTGGATGTGCATGTACTCGACGCCGATGCGGCGGCAGTACGAGTCGCGCAGCACGCCGAGGATCTCGCGCAGCTTCATCGTCCGGTTACCGGCGAAGCCGCCGACCGGGAACGTGCGGTCGAGGTCCCAGAGCGTCAGGCCGTGCTCGAGGATGTCGAGGTCGGCGTGGCGGCGCTGCCGGTACTCGAGCGGGTCGGTGTCGGCCATCAGGTGGCCGCGGACCCGGTAGGAGTGGATCAGCTCGAGGATGCGGGAGGTCTTGTCGATCTCACCCTCGTGCACCGTGGTGACGTCGCGGACCCAGCGGACCGGCTCGTACGGGATGCGCAGCGACGCGAAGATCTCGTCGTAGAAGCCGTCGGCGCCGAGCAGCAGCTGGTGGATCCGCTTGAGGAACTCGCCGGACTGCGCGCCCTGGATGATCCGGTGGTCGTAGGTGCTGGTCAGCGTGATGATCTTGCTGACCGCGGCCGCCGCGAGCTGCTCCTCGGACATGCCGGAGAACTCGGCCGGGTACTCCATCGCACCGACGCCGATGATCGTGCCCTGGCCCTTGGTGAGCCGCGGCATCGAGTGCACGGTGCCGATGCCGCCGGGGTTGGTCAGGCTGATCGTGGTGCCGGCGAAGTCGTCGGTGGTCAGCTTGCCGTTCCGGGCGCGTCGGACGATGTCCTCGTAGGCCTGCCAGAACTGCGAGAAGTCGAGCGTCTCGCACTTCTTGATGCTGGCGACGACGAGCGAGCGGCTGCCGTCCTTCTGCTGCAGGTCGATCGCGAGCCCGAGGTTGACGTGGTCGGGCATGAGCAGCGCCGGCTTGCCGTCCACCTCGGTGTAGGAGTTGTTCATCTCCGGGTGGCTGGCGACGGCCTTGATCAGCGCCCAGCCGATCAGGTGGGTGAAGCTGACCTTCCCGCCCCGCGAGCGGGCCAGGTTGGAGTTGATGACGATCCGGTTGTCGGACACCAGCTTCGCCGGGACCGCGCGCACGCTCGTCGCGGTGGGGACCTCGAGCGAGGCCTCCATGTTCTGGACGATCCGGGCCGCCGCGCCCCGGATCGGTTTGGTGACGGGCCCGGCCTCCTTCGGCTCGGGTGCCTTCTCGGCCGCCTTCGCGGGAGCTGGCTTCGCCGGGGCGGGCTTGGGTGGCGCCGACTTGGCCGCCGTGCCTCCGGCTGATCCAGTGGAGGTCGCCGTCGGGGCCGGTCCGGGCCTCGGAGCGGGCTTCGGCGGTGCCGGCTTAGGGGCCGCCTTGCTCGCGAGCGTCGCCGGAGAGGGCGCCGCCCCGTTCGAGGAGGACGTCGAGCCGCCGGCCCGCCCGTCCGCGCGGTCGGCGGTCGGCACGGTGCCGTTCTCGTCCGTGGCCGGGCCGCTCGTGCTCCCGACGCCGGTCGGCTTGTAATCGGCGAAGAACTCGTGCCAGGCCGGATCGACACTGGCAGGGTCGGCGAGATACTGCTGATAGATCTCCTCGACCACCCATTCGTTGGCCCCGAAGGCCGCCAGGGAATCCTCGGTCTGCGATGAGGTGCTGCTCTGCGTCGACACGGCCGCGTGTTCGCCTTCTTCTCAGCTACTCGTGCGTACGGTTCGTTCGTTTTGGAT encodes the following:
- a CDS encoding multifunctional oxoglutarate decarboxylase/oxoglutarate dehydrogenase thiamine pyrophosphate-binding subunit/dihydrolipoyllysine-residue succinyltransferase subunit, translated to MSTQSSTSSQTEDSLAAFGANEWVVEEIYQQYLADPASVDPAWHEFFADYKPTGVGSTSGPATDENGTVPTADRADGRAGGSTSSSNGAAPSPATLASKAAPKPAPPKPAPRPGPAPTATSTGSAGGTAAKSAPPKPAPAKPAPAKAAEKAPEPKEAGPVTKPIRGAAARIVQNMEASLEVPTATSVRAVPAKLVSDNRIVINSNLARSRGGKVSFTHLIGWALIKAVASHPEMNNSYTEVDGKPALLMPDHVNLGLAIDLQQKDGSRSLVVASIKKCETLDFSQFWQAYEDIVRRARNGKLTTDDFAGTTISLTNPGGIGTVHSMPRLTKGQGTIIGVGAMEYPAEFSGMSEEQLAAAAVSKIITLTSTYDHRIIQGAQSGEFLKRIHQLLLGADGFYDEIFASLRIPYEPVRWVRDVTTVHEGEIDKTSRILELIHSYRVRGHLMADTDPLEYRQRRHADLDILEHGLTLWDLDRTFPVGGFAGNRTMKLREILGVLRDSYCRRIGVEYMHIQDPAERAWIAKRVEVKHSKPDTVTQKRILAKLNEAEAFETFLQTKYVGQKRFSLEGAEAVIPLLDEVLQASAEEDLDELVVGMAHRGRLNVLTNIVGKPYEKVFNEFEGNMDPESTQGSGDVKYHLGAESKYTTPDGQHTIKVSLTSNPSHLEAVNPVLEGIVRAKQDVLDKGLEGFTVLPVLLHGDAAFAGQGVVAETLNLSQLRGYRTGGTVHVVVNNQVGFTTAPAYSRSSFYSTDVARMIQAPIFHVNGDDPEACVRVARLAFEYRQAFHKDVVIDLVCYRRRGHNEGDDPSMSNPEMYAIIDNKRSVRKLYTEALIGRGDITVEEAEEALKDFQGKLEQVFRATKDATQTSRREPKLQPNPSAQLVETAVPLEQIHRVGDVHVEYPEGFHPHPRVKPLMEKRRKMSREGNIDWAFGEILALGTLVAQGKIVRLAGQDSRRGTFVQRHSVLIDKENGSEFTPLDLLGARNDQGTGRFFVHDSLLSEYAAMGFEYGYSLAQPDALVLWEAQFGDFVNGAQTVIDEFVSSGEAKWGQRSSVGLLLPHGQEGQGPDHSSGRIERFLQMCAEDNMTVVDCTTPANWFHLLRRQALSGIHRPLVAFTPKSLLRHRAAVSSLEEFTEGSHFQPVIDDPGFEGVKPDPAKVKRVLLCSGKVYYDLAAARAQRKLDDVAIIRLEQLYPLPVTEARAALDRYPNAEDHVWVQEEPANQGAWSFVALNLLEQLEGIRLRRVSRKAAASPAVGSSKVHEQEQKALIEAALPTKA